The Ficedula albicollis isolate OC2 chromosome 23, FicAlb1.5, whole genome shotgun sequence sequence TCAGATGACATGAAAACCCACAAGAATCCAGCCCTGAAGAACCAAGGGGGCCCTGTGAGAAGCGGCCCCAAACCTTTCACTGCTCCCAAACCAGCCTGTAATGCTAATCCCTCCCAAGGCTCCTCCCCAAAGGCACCTCCATTGCTAGAATTAGAAGGCAAAAAGTGGAGAGTGGTGAGTTCCTGGTGGGTTGGAGGGATGAGAGCTTTGGAGAAGCAAAGGGGGCTCTCCTGGAGACCTTTCTCCTGAGAGGCACCAGCCTGAAGGCACCTGTTTGCTTTTAAAGGGATTTTAGTGGATTAATTGCTCTGCattcagaaaatgaagtgtGTTTCCCCTGCCTTTCCAGGAAAACCAGGAGAATGCCACTAACCTGGTCATCAGTGACACAGAGTTGAAGCAGGTAGCATATGTGTTCAAGTGCACAAACAGTACACTCCAAATCAAAGGCAAGATCAACTCCATCACCCTGGGTGAGTGAGGAGAGCCCTGaaagctgcctctgcctgctgctgtgtgtgcaggagctgaagcCTCCAAAATCTTCGTGCCCtgatctgcttttctttgcagatAACTGCAAGAAGCTGGGGCTGGTGTTTGACGACGTGGTGGGCATTGTAGAGATCATCAACAGCAGGGATGTTAAAGTTCAGGTGAGTGACCTGTTctctctcctggctctgggacaATTGTATTTCCAGACCAGGAATGTGCAGCTGTGGAGAATATCCAGGAAACACGATCTGTCCCTTGGGAAAGGgctgaaatttgtttttgaGTTGTTTCAAGGCTTGGGGTATGTGCAGCTGTGGAGAATATCCAGGAAACACCATCTGTCCCTTGGGAAAGGGCTGAAATTTGTGGTTTTGAGTTGTTTCAAGGCTTGGGGCTGGAGAATATCCAGGAAACACGATCTGTCCCTTGGGAAAGGgctgaaatttgtttttgaGTTGTTTCAAGGCTTGGGGTAAGAGCTGAGGCTCTGTGAGGTGGAAAGCACATTTGGCTACCAAAGCAGGAGGCCAGGAATAGGATTTATTCCTGTTCAGTTTGGGCATCTGATTTGAATTGGTCACTTTGCCTAGTGCTAGCTCAAGTTTTGTTCTAAAGAGATCACGAAAAATGGCAAACAAGAACTTTGGATTTTTTGCTAAAAGTGGGAATATTTGAATCCTGTATGATTGTCACGGCGAGGGCTTGGAGTCAAACCCCTCACcttgaaagaaaacacaccaaaaagTGCTGTGGCTGTCCAGTTGAAGCTAATTCTGCTCTGGCCCTGCCAGGTCATGGGTAAAGTGCCAACAATTTCCATCAACAAGACAGATGGGTGCCACGTGTACCTGAGCAAGAGCTCCCTCGACTGCGAGATCGTCAGTGCCAAGTCCTCGGAGATGAACGTCCTCATCCCCGCCGAGGGAGGGGACTTTGTGAGTGCTGCCTTGGGGTccctctggggctgggggatgcaggagctgggtttgagccctgcagggagtgTTGGTTACAGTGGGAGACGGTTTGGAAGTTGTGAATGATgatctggttttaaaaaaataagaaaaaaaggctttaaagcAGATTATTGCTGGTTTGtgagagctgctccttcctcttgGGGGCAGGACAGGCACAGTGGTGGTACAGGAGGGAACAGCACAAAGCTGAGACAAGAAATGCCTGAAGCAGTGGGAGTGGTTACTGGTCTCAGTCATAAACTGATTTTTGACTACAGGTTTCTGTTTTTACCCTCCAGACTGAATTCCCTGTCCCAGAACAGTTCAAGACAGTGTGGAACGGTCAGAAGTTGGTCACCAGTGTGACAGAAATCGCTGGCTAAGCCGAAAAGCTCCAAGGCTCACTCcctcccctggccctgctgtgggaCAAATCTGCTTTCAGATGATTCTCTTAGATTTCTTGTACCTTTCTGCTCTCAAACTGCTTCTCTTCTACCCGAGAGACACAGCTGCCTGCCATCACTGAGATTGCTCTGCCTGGGCCTCAGTGACTGTCCACCTCTCTCAGCAGGAAGGttgatttttctctccccttgTCCCATCTAACTGCACCAATCGATCAGAGTCTCAGTGAACTTCACAGCCAGTCCTGGCAGTTGGCTTTCAgagtgttgtttttttgtatTGCCTTTAAGCAAAACTGTTCATGTGAGAGGAATGTTGTCCCCTTTTTAACGAGTAATGGTGTCTGTCGGAgtctgcagtgcccagctgctggggcagatgTCCTGCCAAGGTCCTGGAAGCTCTCTGGAGCAGTTGGTGGCATCACAGGACATGGGAACGGTTTTTTGTCGGACCAAAGGCTGAGGACCTGGGCCAGTCCCACCCTGATTTCTCTTCCATCATTCCCACTAGCTCAGTGCATTCCTGACTGTGCCATGACAGGAGGCTTTCATTGCCCAGTGCCACAGGAAGGCTGCAGCGGTGACcacccagcagcctggagctgagcacCTTCATTCCATCAGCCCTCCACCTTTGCCCCAGGGCGTCCTTCttggagcagctgagctcaggtTCAGCCTCCCAGGATGCTCTGAACCCCAGAGGAAGGGCTCCTCCATTCCAGGTCAGTAGTGCAGAGCTGTAAATACCCGAGTTGGATCAAGTCGGTTCATCGctctcttcttcctcatctGCAATCAGCCCCCACTGAatcctcccctttcccccacCCTGTTgcttggctctttttttttggtggaagcttgtagcctctgttccagggccctggagcagagggatggatcACACAGTACTGTACTGACCCACAAAGGGAGCTGCACGTGCTTTGACCTTCATTTTTCCAACGCCTCGGGTGGCATAAGCATAtcttaaatgcatttcttctgtaAAGTGTCAATGTTCTTTTTCTCTAGTAcaaaacttacagaaaaaaaaaacccccccccccccccccccccccccccccccccccccccccagtacaaaacttacagaaaaaaaaaaaaagaaaaattatgcaatttttttttttaattttgaaactgTCCTGTGACTTGTACTTGTCTTCTCCTGAGGCTTGTGAAAAAACCTTTCTTATGTACTTAAGATTATACAGAAGATAGAATAAAGTTAATGCCAACTTGCTCATTACTGTGGCTCTTGTCTCTTCTTGGGGACACTTGGGAGCTCAGGCAGGGCAAGGTGCCCCTCTCTGCTTGCCCCTGCCTTGATTCCTTTGAATACTTGCCCAGATTTTCCTCAGCTCCCCTCCAAACACAAGTCAGTAGTTgtccaagcttttttttttttttttttcagttcccccccccccccccccccccccccccccccccccccccccccccccccccccccccccccccccccccccccccccccccccccccccccccccccccccccccccccccccccccccccccccccccccccccccccccccccccccccccccccccccccccccccccccccccccccccccccccccccccccccccccccccccccccccccccccccccccccccccccccccccccccccccccccccccccccccccccccccccccccccccccccccccccccccccccccccccccccccccccccccccccccccccccccccccccccccccccccccccccccccccccccccccccccccccccccccccccccccccccccccagttgtccaagctttttttttttttttttttcagttggttAGATGGAAATTTCTTTATTGATTTCAGTTGTACAAAAGAGCATAAATCAAGCCACTAGTTGAAAACTGTTCAAGCTGTTAATACTGCTGAATtccaaaccctttttttttccccagaaaccCCCAAATTTGGCCTTTTCCCCCCATCTCGAAGGATGGGCTGGAACATGATTTCCCTGCATACAGCCATGAGTCTTGCTGATCCCTGCACTAGTGAGTTGGGTTAATACTGCCAGTGTGTCCTGCAGCAACAGGGGATGGAGAACAAacctctggcacagctttgccctcagccacagctctgagaaCTGAGGTGGATTCACCTGTGCGGGCTGGAGTGTGTCAGTCAGAGCAAGGCTCTGCCCAGATGGGAGTGGAATTAAACCCTGCTGAGCTAAACCCCCCCTTGttcccttccccaaatccctgcaggcTTGTGCTGTTGCACAGTGGCTGGTGTTAGTTACAGTGGAAAgccctgcccagtgctcccagaggAGCTTCACTGCAGGAAGGGGAGGATGCTGCTGTCAAACCACTCTTCTGAGAAGTGCAGGTGatccccctgcacccccaggaaCACCAACTTCCCTGCCTTGtccatctgctgcagccccaggcgatcctgcagggagaagggggagattccacctctgctcttctctcaTGCAGGGGGAAAAGGGATTTCAGGGGACTCTTGCAGCAAGGCTTtgaacaggagcagagctcatGAGACACTGAGGGGGATCCTGAGCCAGGCAGGACCCACCAGTGTCATTCCCTGAGTTTCACCATGGAATGAGGGAAATGTCTCCCCAAAAAAAACAGCACCTGGCAGGGGGAGGCAATGCCTCAGGAGTGACAAGAGCAGAGTTGTGGGGACCAGGGACAGTaaagaggggacacagcagaagCCCCCAGAACTCACCTCCTTGTACAGCGAGGTCTCCTGCAGTGGGATGGTCTCCTTGGCTTGGCCACTTTTgtaaaacccaaaccactgcaTAAAGATGGGTAAAAAatgaaggcagagctgctgaagggctCCCAGGAGCCAAGCAGGCTTCCAGCAGGAGGCAGGGCAGTGTCAGGCCCGTGTTTGTGCCCAGCCTGCCCCTCTGAAACTTCCAGTTCTGCCACCAAAGGACAAACCAGAGACAAGGAAGCCCCAGAAGCTGCCCTGCCTTCCTCACCTCAGAGATTGGAGGATCCACCATGGTATCATTGAGGAATTTCACCATTACAAACTTTTTCAGAGCCATCAGGTTTTTCTTGTACGTCTCATTGATGCCCTGGATGGAAGCAGGAGAACAAATCCAAGCCACTGGAGAGCCCAGGGATAGGGAAACTGCCTTCTCCTCAACCTGAACCTTCCCAGGCTCTCCTGCTCACTGTCCTTACCCTCTCCTGATTGATGTCAgccaggaaaatgctgtttttcctgtAGTCCTCCTCCTTCAGAGGGTCGTGCCAATACTCTGCTTGCACCAagctggagaggggaggaagCAAGGCTCAGCCTGGgatgccagagctgctcctgtggcctggcctggcctggGGGATGTACtcactgctcctgcacagccttgGTGTAGGCTCCCAGATCCAGGGTTTTTCGGATCCAGTCGCAGAGGTGGGAGCTCTCCCCGGGGCAGCGCGGGAAGCCGTAcacccctggggcagggacacagctcagtcAGCCACCCCGAGCCTCCACCCCTCCTGCTGGGCAAGAACCACCTcttgcagagcaggagcaagaGTTACCCAGGCAGCCAGGCAGCTTTTAGCCCTGCAAGCTCCTCAGgcagccctcctgccctgggagctgtggcagagaTAAGGGATGGGGAGTGCTGGGTGCTCCCTACAAATCTTCCCTCTCCACCGCAAAGAAACACACTCCTGGAATTCTCAGGGGAGAGTATTTGAAATTCATTGCCAGCCACTCTTAATTCCATTTCACACCTCCCTTTCCTTGGGGCTTTGGCCTCCCAGATGCTGACTGTAAAATGTCCCAGAAGGTTGTTTCACAAATCTGTAGGAATTTCTCACAGGGTAACTCATGCCAAGCCTCCCAAGGTGTGTAAGAATCCTGCCCAGGCAGTGAAGCCAGCTACTGACAGAGGCCCCTTTCCACTGCCAGTTAAGCAAGCTCAAGATAATGAAATCAGCAAACACTAATTGGGGCAAACAGATCACCAGCTCCAGACAAGAACAAAAGGACAATTGAACCCATAAGGAAGTGAGCAGAGTTGAGGAAAGAGCCCCAGAAGGTGCCTGGGAGGTGACAGCTGCAGGGGACACTACCTTGGTGCTGTCCCCCGATGGAGATCAGGTTGAGCATGGGAGGCACAGGGCACCTCTGGGCCACAGCCCTCCtgtgggggaagggaaaggagctgagcagagcacggccaggacacagctgcacCTTCTGCCTGGGCTTGGCCACTTGTGTCACGTTTACCAAGGGGTTTAACCCTGCCTggaagagcagggctgcaggaaaacacagcctgCCCCCTTTGGAGCACACTGCAGGAATTCAGCAGTTTGAAGGGTATTAAATGAGGATGTGAAGCTCCaggagcccctggagctggggcaggagctcagACTTACAGGAATTGGCCTCCCTGGGAGAAGCCCATGGCGTTGTAGCCCCCCTGCAGGTGAGGGTCCGTGGCCAGCTGGCTGCACACCTCCCTCACCTGAGCGTTCACGTTCATGAAGAAGCTGTTCTCCACATCCTGAGGGATCACATTAGGATGGATCATTGGTACCTTTGCTGTGGCTGGTGCTGTTTTAAGCTCTGCAAACTGATCTTTGTGGTTTAGAAAGAGGACCTGAGCTTTCACAGGGACAGAAGTGAAATTCCAGCTTTGAGACTTCCTTTTACCACGTCCTGCTCTGGTTGGCAAAAACTGTCTCATATGGGACAGTGGCTTCAAAACTTCTTCACAACTTGAATCGCTTCAGATTTtgttcatatatatataaaaattaaaaatcaaaccTCTCCAGAACCCAGCAAACCACCTACACTGCACATAGTcctgagaaattatttaaagcaattCCATAGGACTACAAAAAACTGCCAAAACCCATGAAGGTGGAGAAGTGTAATAAATTACACTGAAGTAAATAAATGTTTGCAAACCAAGAAGGATGACCAGGGATAAAGCTCTGCCTCAGCCAGCATCCATCCCACGTATTACCTGCAGTGGTTAGAGTGTGCTAATCAGTGGATTTGCATATTAATCCAATTTAGGTCAGGGATTTGTTTTCCCCCAGtgcttttctgcaggaattAGCTGGACTTTATCTGGTTCTACCTGCCAAAGCTGTTTATCTCACCGAGGAGAGAAAATTagcagggaaagcacagcaggaatcCTGTTAAAACCACGGACTGCAGCAACTTCAGCCCCACCCCTGCACGCAGACACCCGAGTGACATCCGGCTTACCTGCATCATGTTGCTCCCAATCTTGAGCGACAGGACGTAAATCCCCGGAATTCTTTTCTCCACCAGTTTTTTGATGTAGCCCATGCTCACCGGATTGCAGCAGCTGTCTCCTGCCAGAGAGAACACCGGGATGCACCACCACGGCCCCGgccctcacctcacctcacctcacaCAAACACCACGAGCCGAGGAGGGTCAGCCCCTCCCGGGCCCGCCGGAGGAGGGGGACACCGAGCGCCCCCCGGTCCTGCTCGACTCCCAGCGGAGCGCTGCCGGAGGGTCTGGACTCACCCATGCCGTGCCAGATCACCAGCGGCGCGGCGGCGGCCGCGGGGCCCGGGCACAGCGCCAGCAGCGCCAGCACCGGCACCGCCGCTCTGAGCGCCGCCATCTTGTCCCGTCACATGACCGCCGGCGGGAAAGGAGCCCGTCACATGCCCGCCGGCGGGAAAGGAGGGGCGGGGCCAGTCGGGGGCGTGGTTTGCTAAGGGCGTGGTCAAACGGCGAGCGTTCCCCCCGGGGCCGCGGGTTCGAGTCCCGCCGTTCCCGATGAGAGGAACGTTGCgtttgtctttacaaacaagttGTGGATCTGCTGCTAGATAAAATTAGCAGCGAGAGATAAAAGCAACAATGGCagggattccactgattgatgaatgggaaaagagatttgccattacaaacaaactgtaggtcccccccccccccccccccccccccccccccccccccccccccccccccccccccccccccccccccccccccccccccccccccccccccccccccccccccccccccccccccccccaggtttgctggtaaatgaaattggatattggaagatgaaagaagcaacggggaaaaactatgaattctataagaattaaaagtTAAAAGGAAGGGTTGTACATTATAGGGGAATCTCAGatatcaggtgtttgggaagtctgtgcctctcaagtacctcagcaatgggaaaagagagagagaagagcgaccgggaaattgggataaaaggaggctgtgtcctccaaaaattggaAAGATCCCAGGgcaatgccccatggcctctccctttattcgaataaagcaaaaaggactcctctgcctcctttttggacataaacctctggtgtttgtggattcaTTTTCCTTACACCGATCTCgcccagaaatcccaaatcctgcgTGACTCGCAGCCAGGAAATCCAGGAGGATTGTTGTGCACGTGGCCCCGcatcctccctgccctgccgAGCGCTGCCCGTGGGCTGGGCACATCCTGCCCGGGCTGCTGGCTGGtttccccctgcagccctcaggAAGTTCTTCTCAGCACCGAGTAAGGACAAGCCTTCTTCTGCCACCCAGCCTTTCAACCCACTGTTGTAAagcatttcccatttcctcccgagggaagctgctccagccaccCTCCCGGTGGttgtgctgtgccctggctgcagtCCCACAGTCATTGTGGTGCTTCTCACTCCGCCCTCGACAATAATCAGCATGCCAGGGGCAGGCATCGATATCAACCACGTGGATATTGCACATCTGTGCCACCCCTGGCTCTGcatccttccctttccctctgcaatTCCTGCTCTCCCCTTTTCTTCTCTAGCTGCATTGGAAATTAAGGGGTGAAATAAAGGCTTAAAATCCCCCCCACTTTGCAGGGATGATCCTGACGTTGCTCAGCACTCCAGGCAGTATTCCTGCAGtgagggaagggacaggaagcacccactcctctccctcctggTGACAGtttcctccctgcctccctcaggaaatctttgctctctctctctctctctctccccagatCCTGCTGGGAATCGCAAATCACCTTTGGCATAGTGGCAGGGATTATTGAATTAttgctcccactgcagctggacTTCCCATCAGCCAGGTTACCTGGGGCCAGAAACCAACAGCACATCCCTgaataaaaaccaaacctgcTCTCAGCAATGGATTCCTAACTTGCACAGAATCAAAAATGACATCAAGCCCACCCCCTCTCCCGAAGAAAATGTGTTGTAGCACCTGGCAAAACAGAGCTCTGGACTattttggggacagggatgacTCAAAAGCAGGAAGAGCTCCACATGGGACCCATCTGGATGCATTTGGAGATGGGGAGAGGGTTGAGGGAGTGGGTGAGTGGGAAGCTCTGCGCCAGGCAGGAAAAGTGTCCTGAATTCAGCAGAGAAATGCCAAGGTAGGAAATATCTCTCCAACAAGATGGGGTCTGGcaattcctccctgtgagggtgggcaggcctggcacaggtgcccagagcagctgtggctgcccctggatccctggcagtgcccaaggccaggctgggcactggggctggagcagcctgggatggtgggaggtgtccctgccatggcaggccctgccatggcaggggtggaatgggatcccccccccccccccccccccccccccccccccccccccccccccccccccccccccccccccccccccccccccccccccggtgcccagagcagctgtggctgcccctggatccctggcagtgcccaaggccaggctgggcactggggctggagcagcctgggatggtgggaggtgtccctgccatggcaggggtggaatgggatgagttttcaggtccctcccaacccaaaccactccacgATTCTCTGATTCTCCATGTCAGGAGCTGAGCaaagctgttctgctgctgcaggagtcAGGAGCAGAGGATGGGATGAGTTGATGCCATCaagtggcagcagtggggcGGTCACTGCACGGAGATGAAGGGAAGGGTGACACCACGGAGCTCTGTTCTTGTCCCTCAGCACCCCCAGagtggctggggcagctccttctccctctctgcagccctcAGCCTCTTGCCTGGTCTTGCACACAGCCTTTGGCAGTGGCACCATCCAGGACTGGGCAAAGGAGAGAGAGCCACGGCTttgggagggggcacagagggatgggcagcacctgcagccacctctgtccagctcctgctcccaccctgctcccctcGGCCCCGTGCTGGCTGCAGTGCCCTGAGCCCGGGGGAGGaaggagccctgcagcacagacagatcCCAAACAGGATCCATGGAAGCTGaagctggcagccagcccagcctgcagctaCTTCCAGCAAAGCTTGCTCTGAGATGAAGTAAATCCAGAATGAAGCAGCAATGTTACTTTTTAACCAGAGGCTTTTCACACCCTCTGCAAGGAGACTcctgaggcttttttttcctctccttaaTGAGACAAGCTGATTATTCATTTATCCTTCATCCCCGCTTAGAAGCAACTGGGGCAAAAAATGATCGATGGCAttacagagctggggctggcagccctgagcagggctctggggaggcagggaaaggggataACCAGGGAGAGCCTTGAGCTGCGCCATCCTTACTGAGTGTGAGCCCCATTGAAAGCATTTTCTGCTCAGGATGTGGCCACTGAACAGAAGTTTGGACTCCAAAGTGGTGTGAGCTTGGGCTGcccccttcccagagcagctggggagtTCTGCTCCCCCCCGAGTGCAGCAAGGAGTGAATGGGCTGCATCCTCCCAAATGGTACAAAAAGAGGATCCAGGTCCCAGACAGAGCTCTTGAAACCCTTTCCTCAAAGGGTGAAGTGAAACTGGACTGTGTTCCAGGTCGGGTTCAAGGAATTTGGGGCTGTGATGACACGAGAGGCTCTGATGATTGCAGCTCCAACATCTGGTGCAGCATCTCCCACTAAAGACACTGCTGGGGGTTTTAGTTTGGGGTGAGAACAATGAATTATTATTAACCATAGGGATTTTGATATAGCATAATTTGTAATCCCTTCTAACTGCTTTTTGATGCAGTATAATCTGTCAGCTTTTGTATGTACAGTATATCTTATGTAAATTGCAATTGATAAATATATTATAGCTTAGGCCTTTGCATAGTATTAAAATAGGGACTATGTAATATCaaatggtttcatttttgtAATTAACTGACAATAGTGAAATAGCTCACGTTGATCAAAAGTAGTCGTAAAAATGTCTGTATGATAACATTGAAAAGAACCAGACAAATAACagtgaaagcacaaaaaagaaTCCACCACTGACCCTTCAGCTATCAATAACTATCAAATCACAGAGCAGGGGGCCTtgtgaggaaataaaatacaagacCCAAAAATTCACATCTGCATTGTGGCATGAACTCCAGGAAGATGAGGTCAAGGGTGGAACTAAGATAAAAAATTCTCAGCACATGTAAACTCAAAGGAATGTTGAATACATACAATATTCATTAATATGCATTTGATCAATGAAATGAGAGAATATACAAAGGAGAGTTGTTAGAGTTAATGGTGTGCTTTTGTTAAGTTTACCAAAGCATTCCAACGCTGGAAACTTTCCCTTTTACCCCTTATTAAActtcaaaaaattttaaagagtgAGCTTTATTTCTCACCCATGGAAAGTCATTCCCACTACAGAAACTGGGGCCGATATGGGGTCTGGCATCAACCAGAGGGTGGCGAACAACTTCACTGTGCATCACAATgggtttgtgttgttttttcctctctcagttAATATCATTACTATTAATACTTACCCTTATTACCGCgtttgattttgtttccaaTTACGAGCGTTAATTAACGGAGGCAGCCATGACAGGCCGGCGGTTGCCATGACAACGCCGCCCTCCGCCCGCCAGGGGGCGCCGCGCGTTCCCACAACCCCCCGCGGCCGcgccgctcccccccccccccccccccccccccccccccccccccccccccccccccccccccccccccccccccccccccccccccccccccccccccccccccccccccccccccccccccccccccccccccccccccccccccccccccccccccccccccccccccccccccccccccccccccccccccccccccccccccccccccccccccccccccccccccccccccccccccccccccccccccccccccccccccccccccccccccccccccccccccccccccccccccccccccccccccccccccccccccccccccccccccccccccccccccccccccccccccccccccccccccccccccccccccccccccccccccccccccccccccccccccccccccccccccccccccccccccccccccccccccccccccccccccccccccccccccccccccccccccccccccccccccccctgccatgacAGGCCGCGGCCCGGGCCCGGCGGTGTCCGCCCGTGGAAACCTTTCCCCGGAGCCCTGGCGAGCCGTGCTGGGGCGGGGCAGCCCCGCTTACCCCCGTTAACCCGCTGTGGTCTCTCCGCAGCAAGACCAAGGTGAGAAGGAGAACCCGATGCGGGAGCTGCGGATCCGCAAACTCTGCCTCAACATCTGCGTCGGGGAGAGCGGGGATCGCCTGACCCGCGCCGCCaaagtgctggagcagctgacgGGCCAGACCCCCGTCTTCTCCAAAGGTGAGAAGGGGAGGAGCCCTGCTTGTTGGTTTGCTCGGTTGTTTTCCGTCCTTTCTCAGCGCGGTTCCCTTGGCACAGCCGGTGTcgggagagctgctggagaattGGGGGGTTTCAACATTCAGGGACTCGTGCACGTTTGTGCCGTTTCGGTTCTGTCTCCAAACTcgggctgctgctctgccaacATCCCTTAAAGCGGAATTTGGGGCTGCCTCGGTTCTTTTTGATTCCCTTGAATTTGCTGGGTGTTGAGAAGCTCCGAATCCCCCGGGTGGGAATTCTCTGGCTGTTCTCTCAGTGTAACTATTGCTGCCTACAGCCCGGTACACGGTGAGATCCTTTGGGATCAGGAGAAACGAGAAAATCGCTGTTCACTGCACGGTTCGTGGGGCCAAAGCAGAGGAGATTCTGGAGAAGGGGTTGAAGGTGAGGATTTGGGGCTTTGGTTTGTGAAAGGACAGAACTTTTCCATCTTGACTGAAGGAAGGGGGTGTGTGATCTGAAATGTTGCACCTGATCTAGGTACAGGTCAGATCCATGGGATGAAGTGTTCACACTTTACCTGGGTGCTGTTTTGTCCATATTTAAGAACTAACTGCTGCAGCAGCCGATTTCTTTTGGGTTCTGTCTTTGCTGCTGGGATTTAGGAGCAGCAAGATGGGGGTAAAATTTTTGGGATAAAGATTCAATAGCTCGTGAGGGAGTTGGGGGTCTGGTAGCAGCAGGCAGGAGTTTTAATTCTCCTTCCAGTCAGGAGCAAAATAATGACCAAGATC is a genomic window containing:
- the PPT1 gene encoding palmitoyl-protein thioesterase 1, which encodes MAALRAAVPVLALLALCPGPAAAAAPLVIWHGMGDSCCNPVSMGYIKKLVEKRIPGIYVLSLKIGSNMMQDVENSFFMNVNAQVREVCSQLATDPHLQGGYNAMGFSQGGQFLRAVAQRCPVPPMLNLISIGGQHQGVYGFPRCPGESSHLCDWIRKTLDLGAYTKAVQEHLVQAEYWHDPLKEEDYRKNSIFLADINQERGINETYKKNLMALKKFVMVKFLNDTMVDPPISEWFGFYKSGQAKETIPLQETSLYKEDRLGLQQMDKAGKLVFLGVQGDHLHFSEEWFDSSILPFLQ